The following coding sequences are from one Streptomyces sp. NBC_01485 window:
- a CDS encoding RHS repeat-associated core domain-containing protein, which translates to MAWPGQRGFVGGTVDKDTGLTRLGARDYDPATGRFITVDPMVDYGRPATMNPYAYSNNAPATFSDPSGEFFPILIGIAARIAIQAAIRAAARRAAIIAARKAAQAAACRAAALARKRALEAAKRAAAKAKREAARKAAAAKRAAAKRAAARAAAKKAAARRAASQARARAARAAAKKAAARRAVARKAAARPKPRAKPRSQPKSRPKPSQVKRAAQKGRGGVSGEDRLGGREPGRCSSGRRGVPALAG; encoded by the coding sequence ATGGCCTGGCCCGGACAGCGCGGCTTCGTCGGCGGCACGGTCGACAAGGACACGGGCCTGACCCGCCTCGGCGCCCGTGACTACGACCCGGCGACGGGCCGGTTCATCACGGTCGACCCGATGGTCGACTACGGCCGGCCGGCCACGATGAACCCGTACGCCTACAGCAACAACGCCCCGGCCACGTTCTCCGACCCGTCGGGCGAGTTCTTCCCGATCCTGATCGGCATCGCGGCCCGCATCGCCATCCAGGCGGCGATCCGCGCGGCAGCCCGCCGCGCGGCGATCATCGCGGCCCGCAAGGCGGCCCAGGCGGCGGCCTGCCGGGCGGCGGCACTGGCCCGCAAGCGCGCCCTCGAGGCCGCGAAGCGAGCGGCGGCGAAGGCGAAGCGGGAAGCGGCCCGTAAGGCGGCCGCGGCGAAGCGAGCGGCGGCCAAGCGGGCAGCGGCCCGCGCGGCGGCGAAGAAGGCGGCGGCGCGCAGGGCGGCATCCCAGGCCCGCGCCCGCGCGGCCCGGGCGGCGGCGAAGAAGGCGGCAGCCCGTCGTGCGGTGGCCCGCAAGGCAGCGGCCCGCCCGAAGCCCCGAGCCAAGCCCCGCTCCCAGCCGAAGTCGCGCCCGAAGCCGTCGCAGGTGAAGCGGGCGGCGCAGAAAGGACGCGGAGGGGTATCAGGAGAAGATCGCCTGGGAGGCCGCGAGCCAGGGCGCTGTTCTAGCGGGCGCCGGGGTGTTCCGGCGCTTGCTGGATGA
- a CDS encoding terpene synthase family protein, producing MNSDTSTRELSVPSVLCPFPVTYDEAAARKADDEIVAWALDLDLFPGQRNELGGYRFGTFAALTHPDAVDHDHLMLAARNMTALFAADDHYCDEGVEGVRLAMSASRLAGALTALENGPRLSDCPSTEDFVGGDPVTRSLRLTAEHITRLGTPTQVGRLRHETIATFLAMAAENSWRIAGHVPDPAEYMAHRKYNGGMACLALIDVVGGYELSARDWEEPGVRSLSLAASLMIMLVNDLYSVAKESEDIGSHSLPTVLSARHGWSLEQSMRATGELHDRLMCAYLRMEPEVARDASPELTRYLTGLRHWMRGNLEWHTLTGRHNNREGRPTPKTGPLGATHDRADVRSAAAAGLCPHCGDDHHQDAATAVA from the coding sequence ATGAATAGCGACACTTCCACGCGGGAATTGTCAGTGCCGAGTGTGTTGTGCCCGTTTCCGGTCACATACGACGAGGCGGCGGCTCGCAAGGCGGACGATGAGATCGTCGCCTGGGCGCTGGACCTCGATCTCTTCCCGGGACAGCGGAACGAGCTCGGCGGGTACCGCTTCGGAACGTTCGCGGCGCTGACCCACCCTGACGCGGTCGACCACGATCACCTGATGCTCGCGGCCCGCAACATGACCGCCCTGTTCGCGGCGGACGACCACTACTGCGACGAGGGCGTCGAAGGCGTCCGGCTCGCGATGAGCGCCTCCCGGCTCGCGGGGGCGTTGACCGCGCTGGAGAACGGCCCCCGGCTGTCCGACTGCCCCTCGACCGAGGACTTCGTCGGCGGCGACCCGGTGACAAGGTCGCTGCGCCTGACCGCCGAACACATCACCCGCCTGGGCACGCCGACGCAAGTGGGCCGTCTGCGCCACGAGACGATCGCCACGTTCCTGGCGATGGCGGCGGAGAACTCCTGGCGCATCGCCGGGCACGTGCCCGACCCCGCGGAGTACATGGCGCATCGCAAGTACAACGGGGGCATGGCCTGTCTGGCGCTGATCGACGTCGTCGGCGGCTACGAACTGTCCGCCCGCGACTGGGAGGAGCCCGGCGTGCGGTCCCTGTCGCTCGCCGCCTCGCTCATGATCATGCTGGTGAACGACCTGTACTCGGTCGCCAAGGAGAGCGAGGACATCGGCAGCCACAGTCTGCCGACCGTGCTGTCCGCACGCCACGGCTGGTCCCTCGAACAGAGCATGCGCGCGACCGGTGAACTCCACGACCGTCTCATGTGCGCGTACCTGCGCATGGAGCCCGAGGTCGCGCGCGACGCCTCGCCCGAACTCACCCGCTATCTCACCGGACTTCGGCACTGGATGCGGGGGAACCTCGAATGGCACACCCTCACCGGTCGCCACAACAACCGCGAGGGACGCCCGACTCCGAAGACGGGACCGCTGGGTGCCACCCACGACCGCGCGGACGTACGCTCCGCTGCTGCCGCCGGCCTCTGCCCCCACTGCGGGGACGACCACCACCAGGACGCGGCCACAGCGGTGGCGTAG
- a CDS encoding FG-GAP repeat domain-containing protein, with protein MPKALLDQHKGASGGQFSWKAQAEDTADSAFASDWTPTAGAAGCRFGFDPNAPKVMPTVGSKDDVYPETTPDIEPVEGALARTEGTFEFGANGVSDTTEYLYSLDRTPPSSSAKPTAKGGPAQAKVTPLTPGPHTLYVRLVDVGGNPGPIYPYRFYVKSPGVTDKPGDVNGDGMPDLFAVDGSNNLRLYGGTGGGKLATTLPLSSGGGWNGALLTHRGDWTEDFYEDLVARRSDGKLWLYPNSGQGEFTEDTKQEVYVFPDPETEVATDTAAIKQIVSVGDITADAEASHPDFVAVIGDQLWFLPGSFSGTLDSGYLIGNSGWSGMLLASPGDVDGDGFTDLIARNTAGGDVWLYHGRSPGDADGDGVSDGGTDPASLGTGANRAAYATGWTTAARPLITASGDSDGDGVCDLWTTTANASAGLDFVPGRASGLVGTPVPVGTTGWQAMKLLS; from the coding sequence GTGCCGAAGGCCCTGCTCGACCAGCACAAGGGCGCGAGCGGCGGGCAGTTCTCGTGGAAGGCGCAGGCCGAGGACACCGCCGACTCGGCGTTCGCCTCCGACTGGACGCCGACGGCGGGCGCGGCCGGCTGCCGGTTCGGCTTCGACCCGAACGCGCCGAAGGTGATGCCGACGGTCGGCTCCAAGGACGACGTGTATCCGGAGACGACGCCCGACATCGAGCCGGTCGAGGGCGCGTTGGCGCGCACCGAGGGCACGTTCGAGTTCGGCGCGAACGGCGTGTCGGACACCACCGAGTACCTCTACAGCCTCGACCGCACCCCGCCGAGCAGTTCGGCGAAGCCGACGGCCAAGGGCGGCCCGGCACAGGCGAAGGTCACCCCGCTGACGCCGGGACCGCACACGCTGTACGTGCGTCTGGTGGACGTGGGCGGCAATCCCGGCCCGATCTACCCGTACCGCTTCTACGTGAAGAGCCCTGGGGTCACGGACAAGCCCGGTGACGTCAACGGGGACGGCATGCCGGACCTGTTCGCCGTGGACGGCTCCAACAACCTGCGGCTGTACGGCGGGACGGGCGGCGGCAAGCTGGCGACGACGCTCCCGCTGTCCTCAGGCGGCGGCTGGAACGGCGCGCTGCTGACCCACCGCGGCGACTGGACCGAGGACTTCTACGAGGACCTGGTGGCCCGCCGCTCCGACGGCAAGCTGTGGCTGTACCCGAACAGCGGGCAGGGCGAGTTCACCGAGGACACCAAGCAGGAGGTGTACGTCTTCCCGGACCCGGAGACGGAGGTGGCGACGGACACCGCCGCCATCAAGCAGATCGTCTCGGTCGGTGACATCACGGCCGACGCCGAGGCGAGCCACCCCGACTTCGTGGCGGTCATCGGCGACCAACTCTGGTTCCTGCCGGGCAGCTTCAGCGGCACGCTCGACTCCGGTTACCTGATCGGGAACTCGGGCTGGAGCGGGATGCTGCTCGCCTCCCCCGGCGATGTGGACGGCGACGGCTTCACCGACCTGATCGCCCGCAACACGGCAGGCGGCGACGTGTGGCTGTACCACGGGCGCAGCCCGGGGGACGCGGACGGCGACGGGGTCTCCGACGGCGGCACCGACCCGGCGTCGCTGGGCACGGGTGCCAACAGGGCGGCGTACGCGACGGGTTGGACGACGGCGGCCCGACCGCTGATCACCGCCTCGGGCGACTCCGACGGTGACGGCGTCTGCGACCTGTGGACCACGACGGCCAACGCCTCGGCGGGCCTGGACTTCGTGCCGGGCCGGGCGAGCGGGCTCGTGGGCACTCCGGTCCCGGTCGGCACGACGGGCTGGCAGGCGATGAAGCTGCTGTCGTGA
- a CDS encoding intradiol ring-cleavage dioxygenase, with amino-acid sequence MTDTSETRTPVARRTVLVASGATAAALAVGAAATSEAPTAEAVDAAPVAAAAVCTLTKEMTEGPYYLDGQYVRADITEGKAGIPLKLALTVVDDDTCVPLSNALVEIWHADALGEYSGFVGNNGHSEPDSGTFLRGGVLTNSSGVASITTVYPGWYRGRCIHIHIMVHTGVTLTADGSFTGGQEIHTGQLFIDETITTAVARISPYSTNTVTRTTLAQDSIYDEGGAASGLMTLTALGSSTSAGYAGTLTLGVER; translated from the coding sequence ATGACAGACACCTCAGAAACGCGCACTCCCGTCGCGCGCCGAACCGTTCTCGTCGCCTCGGGTGCGACCGCAGCGGCCCTGGCCGTAGGCGCCGCTGCCACGTCCGAGGCCCCCACCGCCGAGGCGGTCGACGCGGCTCCGGTCGCCGCCGCGGCCGTCTGCACCCTCACGAAGGAGATGACCGAAGGCCCCTACTATCTCGACGGACAGTACGTCCGCGCCGACATCACCGAGGGCAAGGCGGGCATCCCGCTGAAGCTGGCCCTCACGGTCGTCGACGACGACACCTGCGTCCCGCTGAGCAACGCGCTGGTGGAGATCTGGCACGCCGACGCCCTCGGCGAGTACTCCGGCTTCGTCGGCAACAACGGCCACAGCGAGCCGGACAGCGGCACCTTCCTGCGCGGCGGCGTCCTCACCAACTCCAGCGGCGTCGCGTCGATCACCACGGTCTACCCCGGCTGGTACCGGGGCCGCTGCATCCACATCCACATCATGGTGCACACCGGCGTCACGCTCACCGCCGACGGCTCCTTCACCGGCGGCCAGGAGATCCACACCGGGCAGCTCTTCATCGACGAGACGATCACGACCGCCGTCGCGAGGATCTCGCCGTACTCGACCAACACGGTCACCCGCACCACCCTCGCCCAGGATTCCATCTACGACGAGGGAGGGGCCGCGTCCGGCCTCATGACCCTGACGGCACTGGGCAGTTCGACGTCCGCCGGGTACGCGGGAACGCTGACCCTCGGCGTCGAGAGGTGA
- the mmsB gene encoding multiple monosaccharide ABC transporter permease — MSTDVTDKSPAAAPPGKSGGSASGGGLLRLVLDGLRRNMRQYGMLIALGLLVILFQVWTGGDLLLPRNVSNLVLQNSYILILAIGMMLVIIAGHIDLSVGSLTAFVGAFAAVLTVQHGVPWPLALVLCLAMGALAGAAQGFLIAYFGIPSFIVTLAGMLIFRGLTEMFLKGQTLGPFPDGLQKMGNGFLPAVGPNTNYHNLTLLLGFGLLAFVVLQEVRDRKRQQEFALEVAPRNLFLLKLVAIAAAILAVTMLLASYKGAPIILIILGMLVVGYGYVMRNAVFGRHIYAIGGNLPAAKLSGVKDKKVTFLVFLNMGVLAALAGLVVASRLNAASPKAGLSFELEAIASSFIGGASMSGGVGTVLGAIIGGLVLGVLNNGMNLLSVGTDWQQVIKGMALLLAVGFDVWNKRKSGS, encoded by the coding sequence ATGAGCACGGACGTGACCGACAAGAGCCCGGCGGCCGCGCCGCCCGGGAAGAGCGGGGGCTCGGCCTCCGGCGGCGGGCTGCTCCGGCTCGTGCTGGACGGGCTGCGTCGCAACATGCGCCAGTACGGCATGCTGATCGCGCTCGGCCTGCTCGTGATCCTGTTCCAGGTGTGGACGGGCGGCGACCTGCTGCTGCCGCGCAACGTCTCCAACCTGGTGCTGCAGAACAGCTACATCCTGATCCTCGCGATCGGCATGATGCTGGTGATCATCGCGGGCCACATCGACCTGTCGGTCGGTTCGCTGACGGCGTTCGTGGGCGCCTTCGCGGCCGTACTGACCGTGCAGCACGGTGTGCCGTGGCCGCTCGCGCTGGTGCTGTGCCTGGCCATGGGCGCGCTCGCCGGCGCGGCGCAGGGCTTCCTGATCGCCTACTTCGGCATACCCTCCTTCATCGTCACCCTCGCGGGCATGCTGATCTTCCGCGGTCTGACGGAGATGTTCCTGAAGGGCCAGACCCTCGGCCCGTTCCCCGACGGCCTGCAGAAGATGGGCAACGGCTTCCTGCCGGCGGTCGGCCCGAACACCAACTACCACAACCTCACGCTGCTGCTGGGCTTCGGCCTGCTGGCCTTCGTGGTCCTCCAGGAGGTCCGCGACCGCAAGCGGCAGCAGGAGTTCGCCCTCGAAGTGGCGCCCAGGAACCTGTTCCTGCTCAAGCTCGTCGCCATCGCCGCCGCGATCCTCGCCGTCACCATGCTGCTCGCCAGCTACAAGGGCGCGCCGATCATCCTGATCATCCTCGGCATGCTGGTGGTCGGTTACGGCTACGTCATGCGCAACGCCGTCTTCGGCCGCCACATCTACGCGATCGGCGGCAACCTCCCGGCGGCGAAGCTGTCCGGCGTCAAGGACAAGAAGGTCACCTTCCTTGTCTTCCTCAACATGGGCGTGCTCGCGGCCCTGGCGGGTCTGGTGGTCGCCTCCCGCCTGAACGCGGCCTCGCCGAAGGCGGGCCTCAGCTTCGAACTCGAGGCGATCGCCTCGTCGTTCATCGGTGGCGCGTCCATGAGCGGCGGTGTGGGAACCGTCCTCGGCGCGATCATCGGTGGTCTCGTCCTCGGCGTGCTGAACAACGGCATGAACCTCCTCAGCGTCGGCACCGACTGGCAGCAGGTGATCAAGGGCATGGCCCTGCTGCTGGCCGTCGGGTTCGACGTGTGGAACAAGCGCAAGTCCGGTTCGTAA
- a CDS encoding pyridoxal phosphate-dependent aminotransferase has product MADNVSSLFRNTAAHSPSMAALTREGGEGVGPVDFCIPCNPYFPTPAMFDEMAARLRDIITYYPSSADTITAELCNLLQLPPQAVAMGNGSTELITWIDHLLVRESLAIPVPTFGRWTDQPMETGKRVDMFPLQESSGFALDLAQYAEFIRARGTRAAVICNPNNPDGGFLHKHAIVQFMDAMADLDLIVIDESFLEFADAEAEPSVVQEAMLRPNVIVLRSLGKNFGLHGIRFGYLVANPALAGKVRSMLPKWNLNSFAEHVVFILKQHGLEYAQSLMQVRRDRLDMASQLSALPGLTVYPSQGNFLFVRLPVGAEGTVVRDRMLADHRILVRECGNKIGSSSRFLRLVVRPQVDVRRLVSGLEQVLYGTRRGAPVPELSAGVGYSSGMAAVDRLVTNGAGMPGLAAQAMSMPAPGLVAAAAPMAPAAAMAPAAMAPAMAPAMAQPTPSDGAGMPLPAAAQIFPQSVPTPAPAPTPFPTPVPTPFPTPAPAPPMAPAAAMAPAAMAPAMAPAAMTPPSMAPQSMAPQSMAPAMAPAMAPAAMAPQMAPPMAAPPMAAPPMGPTPTGVPARGGLTAAQVRGTNGLSPAAATGWPNAQSWPNAAGMGQAG; this is encoded by the coding sequence ATGGCCGACAACGTCTCCTCGTTGTTCCGCAACACCGCGGCGCACAGCCCGTCGATGGCGGCGCTGACTCGCGAGGGCGGCGAGGGGGTCGGCCCGGTGGACTTCTGCATCCCCTGCAACCCGTACTTCCCGACCCCGGCCATGTTCGACGAGATGGCCGCGCGGCTGCGCGACATCATCACGTACTACCCGAGCAGCGCCGACACGATCACCGCCGAACTGTGCAACCTGCTCCAACTCCCGCCGCAGGCCGTGGCGATGGGCAACGGCTCGACGGAACTCATCACCTGGATCGACCACCTGCTGGTCCGCGAGTCCCTCGCCATCCCCGTCCCCACCTTCGGCCGCTGGACCGACCAGCCCATGGAGACCGGCAAGCGGGTCGACATGTTCCCGCTCCAGGAGTCCAGCGGCTTCGCCCTGGACCTGGCCCAGTACGCCGAGTTCATCCGCGCACGCGGCACCCGGGCCGCCGTGATCTGCAACCCGAACAACCCCGACGGCGGCTTCCTGCACAAGCACGCGATCGTGCAGTTCATGGACGCGATGGCCGACCTGGACCTGATCGTCATCGACGAGTCGTTCCTGGAGTTCGCGGACGCGGAGGCCGAGCCGAGCGTCGTCCAGGAGGCCATGCTCCGCCCGAACGTGATCGTGCTGCGCAGCCTGGGCAAGAACTTCGGCCTGCACGGCATCCGCTTCGGCTACCTGGTCGCCAACCCGGCGCTCGCGGGCAAGGTCCGCTCGATGCTGCCGAAGTGGAACCTCAACTCCTTCGCCGAACACGTGGTGTTCATCCTCAAGCAGCACGGCCTCGAGTACGCGCAGAGCCTGATGCAGGTGCGCCGCGACCGCCTCGACATGGCGAGCCAGCTCAGCGCGCTGCCCGGCCTGACGGTCTATCCCTCCCAGGGGAACTTCCTCTTCGTGCGCCTGCCCGTCGGCGCCGAGGGCACCGTGGTCCGCGACCGGATGCTCGCCGACCACCGCATCCTGGTCCGCGAGTGCGGCAACAAGATCGGCTCCTCCAGCCGCTTCCTGAGGCTCGTGGTGCGCCCCCAGGTGGACGTCCGCCGCCTGGTGTCCGGCCTGGAGCAGGTGCTCTACGGGACCAGGAGGGGAGCCCCCGTGCCCGAGCTGAGCGCCGGCGTCGGCTACAGCTCGGGGATGGCGGCCGTGGACCGGCTCGTCACCAACGGTGCGGGCATGCCGGGCCTCGCCGCCCAGGCGATGAGCATGCCGGCACCGGGACTGGTGGCCGCGGCGGCACCGATGGCACCGGCGGCGGCGATGGCCCCGGCCGCGATGGCCCCCGCGATGGCTCCGGCGATGGCGCAGCCCACGCCCTCCGACGGCGCCGGAATGCCGCTCCCGGCGGCGGCCCAGATCTTCCCCCAGTCGGTGCCGACCCCGGCCCCGGCGCCGACTCCGTTCCCGACCCCCGTCCCGACTCCGTTCCCGACCCCGGCCCCGGCGCCGCCGATGGCTCCGGCGGCGGCGATGGCACCGGCTGCGATGGCACCCGCGATGGCACCGGCGGCGATGACTCCTCCGTCCATGGCCCCGCAGTCCATGGCTCCGCAGTCGATGGCCCCGGCGATGGCCCCCGCCATGGCCCCGGCGGCCATGGCTCCCCAGATGGCCCCGCCGATGGCCGCCCCGCCCATGGCCGCTCCGCCGATGGGTCCGACGCCCACCGGCGTCCCGGCCCGCGGCGGCCTCACCGCCGCCCAGGTCCGCGGCACCAACGGCCTCTCCCCCGCGGCGGCCACCGGCTGGCCCAACGCCCAGAGCTGGCCGAACGCGGCGGGCATGGGACAGGCGGGCTAG
- a CDS encoding ATP-binding protein, with translation MTARHAPQPLLTVRVFKQRFSATPRGARLARHLALHQLHVWGIPHGTDVSDDVAVVVAELAANAVTHGRVPGRDFELRLSFPPGSVRVEVTDTRSGPLPPGPGAVSVPRPLDEAGRGLVLVDALAARWEVVDREPPPGKTVRVEVDVPNWLALAKKAP, from the coding sequence ATGACTGCACGCCACGCCCCCCAACCGCTGCTTACCGTACGTGTGTTCAAGCAGCGTTTCAGCGCGACGCCGCGCGGTGCCCGCCTGGCACGGCATCTCGCGCTGCACCAGCTCCACGTCTGGGGCATCCCGCACGGCACGGACGTCTCCGACGACGTCGCTGTCGTCGTCGCCGAGCTGGCCGCCAACGCCGTCACCCACGGACGGGTGCCCGGACGGGACTTCGAGCTGCGGCTCTCCTTCCCGCCCGGGAGCGTCCGCGTCGAGGTCACCGACACGCGAAGCGGGCCGCTGCCGCCCGGACCCGGTGCCGTGTCCGTCCCGCGCCCCCTCGACGAGGCCGGCCGTGGGCTCGTCCTCGTCGACGCGCTCGCCGCCCGCTGGGAGGTCGTGGACCGGGAGCCGCCGCCCGGCAAGACCGTACGGGTCGAGGTCGACGTACCGAACTGGCTCGCCCTCGCCAAGAAGGCCCCCTGA
- the mmsA gene encoding multiple monosaccharide ABC transporter ATP-binding protein — translation MAGPVLEMRSIVKTFPGVKALSDVTLTVRQGEVHAICGENGAGKSTLMKVLSGVHPHGTYEGEILFEGEVCSFRDIRASEQLGIVIIHQELALSPYLSLAENIFLGNEHAKGGFIDWRETLRHASQLLRRVGLDDHPETRVTDIGVGKQQLVEIAKALSKKVKLLILDEPTAALNDEDSGKLLDLILELKNQGITSIIISHKLNEIRKVADSVTILRDGRSIETLDVAAAETTEDRIISGMVGRDLDHRFPERTPHQPEQGAAPALEIRDWTVHHPIDQQRKVVDDVSIQVRRGEIVGIAGLMGAGRTELAMSVFGRAYGRYAGGTVLKDGKEIRTRSVAEAIGHGIAYVTEDRKHYGLNLIDTINRNISLTALNKVAKRGVVDEQEERQVAEGFRKSMNIKAPTVFESVGKLSGGNQQKVVLSKWIFAGPDVLILDEPTRGIDVGAKFEIYTVIDQLAAQGKAVVFISSELPELLGMCDRIYTMAAGRLTGEFPRAEATQEVLMRQMTKDKEVTR, via the coding sequence ATGGCGGGACCCGTCCTGGAAATGCGCTCGATCGTCAAGACCTTTCCCGGCGTCAAAGCGCTGTCGGACGTCACACTGACCGTCCGGCAGGGCGAGGTCCATGCCATCTGCGGGGAGAACGGCGCCGGCAAGTCCACCTTGATGAAGGTGCTCTCCGGCGTCCATCCGCACGGCACCTACGAGGGGGAGATCCTCTTCGAGGGAGAGGTCTGCTCCTTCAGGGACATCCGGGCGAGCGAGCAGCTCGGCATCGTGATCATCCACCAGGAGCTGGCGCTGTCGCCGTATCTCTCCCTGGCGGAGAACATCTTCCTCGGCAACGAGCACGCCAAGGGCGGGTTCATCGACTGGCGGGAGACCCTGCGGCACGCCTCGCAACTGCTGCGCCGGGTCGGTCTCGACGACCACCCGGAGACCCGCGTCACCGACATCGGCGTGGGCAAGCAGCAGCTCGTGGAGATCGCGAAGGCGCTCTCCAAGAAGGTGAAGCTGCTCATCCTGGACGAGCCGACCGCGGCGCTGAACGACGAGGACAGCGGCAAACTCCTCGATCTCATCCTGGAGTTGAAGAACCAGGGCATCACCTCGATCATCATCTCGCACAAGCTGAACGAGATCCGCAAGGTCGCCGACTCGGTGACGATCCTGCGCGACGGGCGCTCCATCGAGACGCTCGACGTAGCGGCGGCGGAGACGACCGAGGACCGGATCATCAGCGGCATGGTCGGCCGCGACCTCGACCACCGCTTCCCCGAGCGCACCCCGCACCAGCCCGAGCAGGGCGCGGCCCCGGCCCTGGAGATCCGCGACTGGACCGTGCACCACCCGATCGACCAGCAGCGCAAGGTCGTCGACGACGTGTCGATCCAGGTGCGGCGCGGGGAGATCGTCGGCATCGCCGGCCTGATGGGCGCGGGCCGCACCGAGCTCGCGATGAGCGTCTTCGGCCGCGCCTACGGCCGCTACGCGGGCGGCACGGTCCTCAAGGACGGCAAGGAGATCCGTACCAGGTCGGTCGCCGAGGCGATCGGGCACGGGATCGCGTACGTCACCGAGGACCGCAAGCACTACGGCCTCAACCTCATCGACACGATCAACCGCAACATCTCGCTGACGGCCCTGAACAAGGTCGCCAAGCGGGGTGTGGTCGACGAGCAGGAGGAGCGGCAGGTCGCCGAGGGCTTCCGCAAGTCGATGAACATCAAGGCGCCCACGGTCTTCGAGTCGGTGGGCAAACTGTCCGGCGGCAACCAGCAGAAGGTCGTCCTCAGCAAGTGGATCTTCGCGGGTCCGGATGTGCTGATCCTGGACGAGCCGACGCGCGGGATCGACGTCGGCGCCAAGTTCGAGATCTACACGGTCATCGACCAACTGGCCGCCCAGGGCAAGGCGGTCGTCTTCATCTCCTCCGAGCTGCCCGAACTGCTCGGCATGTGCGACCGCATCTACACCATGGCCGCCGGGCGGCTCACGGGTGAGTTCCCGCGGGCCGAGGCCACGCAGGAAGTGCTGATGCGCCAGATGACGAAGGACAAAGAGGTAACGCGATGA